ACATGGAACATGATGATGAGTAAATACCCTATCACCTTTTTTGAATTCAGTAACACCAGAACCAACATCAATAACAATACCTGCGGGTTCATGTCCCAAACGCATTGATGGTTGACCATATTGTCCAAATACTTTTTCTAGATCAGAGCCACAAATACCACAAGCTTGCATTTGAACTAAAATATCACCATTCCCTAAGACAGGTTTTTCTGTTTCATCTATAGAAATTTTTGATGGCTCTTTTACAAAAGCTGTTTTCATGGAATGACAATAAATGATTGATTATAAGTAGATTAAAGCAATTAGACTCCAAGAATCTTCTTGAGCATTAATCTATAATCAACTTCAGTTTTTTCACTTCCAGTAGCAGGCAATGCAAAAACCAGAGTTGATTTTTCTGCTCTGAGCTCTGTTAATTCGTCATTTATGGATTCTGTAATATCATCACTAACTAGAACCAATCCAACATCTGAATCATCAGTTAATTTCCTGATTTCATCAAGTGCTTTTTGCGGAGTTTCAGAAATTACTCCTGGAACACCAGCTAATTGAAAACTAGTGACAAAGGATTTGCTACCAACAGTGAAGATTTTCACAGTTAAAATTTTTCTGCATTCTAATTTAACCCTTTTTGGCAGGCATTTAGCAAGAAAGATTGATTTACTCAAAAAAATCAGTGAACTCATGGCAGAAATTGACACTCAGAAAGATATCTATCTATTTCTTCATGGAAGAATGGATCTAAAAGAAAAGGCAACAAATGCACTGACTACAAAGGGATTTTCTAATGAGAGAATCATCATGGCATTACCTAACAAAGTAGGAAATGTGGGAGATTATATGGCAATGTTATGGATGCCACCAAATCCAGATCACATCAAAATTCAACAAATTACTAAAGTTGAACAAGTTGAACCAGAAGGAATGATCGGACTCTGGAAAGGTGTTTCAAAAGACGATATTGATACAGTTCAACTTTAAGAACTAACTAAATCCAGCACCAAATTCAGTTCCTTTGTTTAACAGATCACCAGAATCAGAATTTTTTAATTTTCTAAACAACAAAGTCTCATAAACTAACTTCATTGCTTCTTCATCATCGACATTACAATCTTCTTTGATTAGATTTTTGTATTTCTCTAGTTTTTCAGCATCTTGTTCATCAGGAGAAATATTATCATGTACCATAAGATTTGCAATTTTTTCTATTTCAGAATTTTGTTGGTCATCATTCATAATTTTGCATATAGGTTCTAGTTATTAACACATTCGAATAATTTACTACAAATCTGAAATTAATCCTGAAACAAAATCAGAAAATTCTTCATCTGAGAAAATAATTTCCTCGGTTTGATTTTGACTCTGTGCTAGCTTTGCAGATTCTAAATGATAGCAAGTTTTTTTCCCATTAATCACTCCAAAATAGAATCCAGGACATGAACAAAAATTATTTTCAGGATCAATCCAATACTCTTCCCCTTTACCAACGACAGTCCAAATTTTTCGTTGACTAGGCTCAAAAGTGTGAATTTTTACACGCTTTTCAGATACGATTGATTCTAGTCTATCAAAATCTTTGTTCATAAGGATTTAATCAGATATCTTTAGTATAACTTTGATGCTGCATTCAAGAATCATACCATCAAAACCTGCATTGATTTTGGAGGGTAAAAAAAAGAATCTAGTCATAACAGACATCCATATTGGATTTGAGAGTAGCATGGCATCAAATGAGATTTTCATTGGTAAAAATTCCACAATTAAAGAAACAATTAAAGAGATTTCAGAAATAATCGATAATGAAAAACCAGACTCCATAATTTTATTAGGAGATGTAAAATCAAGTGTAAAAAATATCTCAAGAAATGAATGGGATGAAGTTCCAATGTTTTTCAAAGAAATTAGCAAAAAATGTGATGTAATACTAATTCCAGGAAATCATGATGCAAATATTCAGAGATTGGTTCCAGAGAATATTTCCATGATTAGTTCTACGGGAATGGTAGAAGAGAATATTTTGTTAACGCATGGTCATACAATGCCTTCAGAGAATTTTTCCCATGTGGATAAAATTATCATGGGGCATTTACACCCTGTGTTTTTTCAAAAAGACTCAGTAATGAACGGACAAAGAGTGTGGTTAACCATAAAAACTGAAAAAGAGAAAATATTTCCAAACAAATCTGGAGAATTGGAAATTACAATTATTCCATCATTTAACAAGTACTTTTATGCGACACATAGAAAAAAATACAAAAAATCAATTTCACCAATAATAGATAGAATCAAGACAGCATCATCTGCAAAAATAATTACATTAGATGGATCAATTATTGGAAACGAATCAATGATTGAAAATGTAATTTAACTTATTTTTGTAACAAAGGTTCCTTTATGGGCACAATTAGGACATCTTTGTGATTTTGCCCATACTTTCACAGTTTCAGAATAAACAACTTGAATTTCATAAAAATAACCACAATTACTGCAAGTAACATTTGCAGAGTAAGTGTTTTGATTCCAATCATCATTTGGGGTCCTTGTGAATTTTTCAAGCAAAGAGCGCCCTTTCTCAGAAATCCTATAGAGAGTTAAATCATGAAATCCTGGTTTGTCATCAAAGGGAATTCGCTGCACGAGACCATTTTCATCAAGAAAAACCAAAATATCTTTTAATTTGAATTCGGGGATTTTTATTTTAACAAAATTCTTCTTGACATTATTTTTTAGATATACAAATCTAATTCCATCATTATCAAATTTTTCAATTCTACTTAGAACTTCATCAAGTTCATCATCAGCGAATTTTTTTGCCATATTTTTAATGAGAATACAAGTCTTTATGTTTTTTAAAATTATTCAAATTCATCATATGGCTCGATTGGATCTTTGGTAGTTTTGTTATTTTTTAACCACTCCAATGTTTTAACAAAAGAATCAGCCAATTCTAATGTTGTTAAAACAGGAATTCCAAGCTCCAAAGATTTTCTTCGAATTTGATATTCATCATCTAACATTCCAACATATTTTTCCAAAGTGGATGTACTTGGGATATTTATTATAAAATCAATTTTTCGTTCATAGAGTAGATCAGCAATATTGGGTTTTCTTCCAGGTTCTGATATCTTATGAACAATTTGGATTTGTCCAATTTTTTCTTCAAAGAATTCTGCTGTATGTTCTGTTGCTAAAATTTTAAACCCAAGGTTTTTCAATTTGGCAATTGAAGAAACAAGTTTTGCTTTATTTTCAGCACCACCTACAGTGACAAGTGCAGTTCCAGTTTCTGGAAGATTGTAACCTACAGAAGTCAATCCTTTGGATAAGGCATCATAGAAACTGTTTCCAAAACAAGCTGCCTCACCAGTAGATTGCATCTCAACACCCAATGCAATATCAGCTCCTTCAAGCTGCATAAAGGAAAACTGTGGAACCTTAATTCCATAATTATGGATTTTTTGCCATTTATTTTCAGGGATTTTAGGCAGGGGTTTATTCAAAATAGCCTTTGCAGCAAGGGAAATAAGATTCAATTTAACAAGTTTTGAAACAAATGGCATTGAACGTGACGCTCTAATATTTAGCTCAATTACATAGACATGATCATCGTGGACGAGAAATTGTAGATTAAATGGACCTATTACATTAAATGTTAATGCAATCTTTTTTGTGTATTCATTAATAGTTTCAATTGTTTTGTTGCTAAGACGCCAAGGAGGAATGCACATCATTGCATCTCCAGAATGAACACCTGCACTATCAATGTGTTCAACTATGGCACCAATTACAACTTCTTTACCATTACTTATTCCGTCAACATCAACTTCCAAAGAATTTAACATAAACTTTGAAATTACAACGGGATGATCTGGTGAAACATCAGTTGCTTCTTTAACATATGTTTTAAGTTCATCTTGAGACCAGACAACTTTCATTGCAGCACCTGACAAAACATAAGAGGGTCGAACTATCACAGGAAAACCGACATCTTGTGCAAATAGTTTTGCTTCGTTAAGATTTGAAAATGCCTGCCATTTTGGTTGTTGGATGTGAAGTTTATCAAGTTCTGCACTAAACTTTGAACGATCTTCAGCTCTATCAACATCCTTTGCACTTGTACCCATAATATTCACACCATGTTGTGCAAGTCCCAGAGTCAGATTATTTGCAGTTTGTCCTCCTACGCATGTAATAATTCCTTTAGGATTTTCAAACTCAACAATATCCAAGATTCGTTCCTGAGTTAGCTCCTCAAAGTATAACCTAGTACAAATATCATAATCAGTAGATACTGTTTCAGGATTGCAATTAACTACTGAAACATTTTTTTCACCATTTTCTTGCAGCCCCCAAACCATATTTACGGTTCCCCAATCAAATTCTACACTACTTCCAATTCTATAAGGTCCAGCTCCTAGTACAACAACCCCTTTTTCATCTGCTGGAACTTCAATATCATTGGAATATCCCCCATAAGTAAGATAGAGATAATTTGTGACTGCGGGCCATTCAGCAGCTAGGGTATCGATTTGTTTTACTGATGGAATCACACCTAATTTCTTGCGTAAATCACGTATTTCATCAGGGTTTTTGGTTGTGGCCTTTGCAATTTGCTTATCAGAAAACCCCATTTTTTTAGATTCCCAGAAAAGTGAAGTATCAAGTTCTGATTTTTGTAATTTTGATTCAACATTAACAATGTTTTTTATTTTTTCAATAAACCACGGATCAATACTAGATAGTTTGTAAATTCTTTCAACTGAAATTCCCATCTTTAATGCAATTGCAACATTATACAAAATATGATCATCCTGATGAGATAATTTATTTTCTATTTCTTCTTCATTGTATGTTTTTTCAGTAACACGATTTAAGACTAGTCCGTCATTTCCAATATCTAACATACGTATAGCTTTTTGAAGAGATTCCTCAAATGATCTACCAACGGCCATAACTTCACCAACAGATTTCATGGTTGGTCCTAATCTTCTATTTACAAGCTCGAATTTTTCAAAATCCCATCTTGGATGTTTACAAACAATATAATCTAGAGAGGGTTCAAAGCAAGCAGTTGTGCTTTTTGTTATTCTGTTAACAAGTTCTGATAAGTTGTATCCTAAGCCAATCTTTGCAGACATGTAAGCAAGAGGATAGCCAGTTGCTTTACTTGCAAGTGCAGATGAACGTGATAGTCTAGGGTTTATTTCGATTGCAACGTATCTGTCAGATTCTGGATCAAGAGCATACTGAATATTGCACTCACCAACAATACCCACATGTTTTGTAGCTCGCAGTGCAGCAGAACGCAACATATGATATTCATGATTATCAATTGTTTGCGATGGTGCAACTACAATGTTATCACCAGTATGAGCTTTCATAGAAAGAACATTTTCCATATTACATACAATTACATTATTTCCATCATAATCTTGCATTACCTCATATTCGATTTGCTTCCAATGTCCAATGTATTCCTCAATTAAGACTTGGCCTACTAAACTGGCTTTAAATCCCCTCTCAACAATCTCATGAAGTTCAATTTCATTGTAAGCTACCCCGCCTCCGCGACCTCCAAGTGTGTACGCAACACGCACAATTACAGGATAGTTTAGTTCTTCAGCAGCCTTTTTTGCATCATCAAAGTTTGTAACAGTTTTACTCTTTAGAACCGGAACATCACATTCTTTCATAGAATCCTTGAATAGCTGTCTATCTTCGGTTCGCTGAATTCCAGTAACTTGTGTACCTAGAACCTTAACGCCATATTTTTGTAAAATTCCAGCTTCATCAAGTTTTACGCCACAATTAAGAGCAGTCTGTCCACCATATGCTAGCATTATTCCATCAGGTCTTTCTTTTTCAATAATTGATTCAACATAATCTGGATTTACAGGAAGGAGATACACCTGATCTGCAAATCTAGTATCAGTTTGAATTGTAGCAATATTTGGATTGATTAAAACAGTTTTTAGTCCATCTTCACGAATTGCTTTAAGACATTGACTTCCAGAATAATCAAATTCTCCAGCTTCACCGATTTTAATTGCCCCACTTCCCAGTACAATTATTTTCTTTAACGATTCATTTAGTGGCAATTTTTCAATTCTCCATAAGTCGCTTTAATTCTTCAAAGATGAATTTGCAATCATAAGGACCAGGTGCAGCTTCGGGATGAAATTGTACTGCAACACATTTTTGTTTTTTGTGTTTGATTCCTTCAACTGTTTTATCATCTGCATTTGTAAACCATAATTTAAAATCAGATTTTTCTAATGATTCAGGTTTGATTCCGTAACCATGATTCTGACTAGTAACATATACTTGATTATTATCTAAATTAACACATGGTTTGTTTTGTCCACGATGTCCATATTTTAATTTGTAAGTTTCAGTGTTTCCTGCAATTCCAATTATTTGTGCACCTAAACAAATTCCAAGTGTTGGAACATTATTTTCAATTAATTTTTTAGCAGTGTCAATTGTATCAGGACATTTTTGTGGATCACCTGGACCACTACTAAGTACTACCCCATGAGGTTTGTAAGACATTATTTTCTCATAAGGAGTATTCCATGGAAGTAAGATTGCTTTGTAACCTAGTTCGCGAACATTTCTCAAGATTGCATTTTTTGCACCAGTATCAACTACAACAACTAGTTTATCACCATCGCCATAAACTCGTTCTTCTTTAGTAGATACTATATCCATGAATTGTTCGGAATTGTAGTGGGTTGCAGAGGACAATTCCTTTTTGACATGTTCTACATTAATTTCTGAATCAGAGACAACAAGTGCTGCCATCATAACACCACTTGATCTAAGTTTCTTGGTTATCTCCCTAGTATCAATTCCTGAGATTCCAGGTATTTTTTCATTATACATCCATTCATCAAGAGTCATTGATAGATTCCAATGACTTGCAGTCAGAGATAACTCATGAACAACCAATCCACGAATTTGTATTTTATCAGATTCAAAGAATTTAGGGATACCATCCTTATCAACTATTGAGGGATCTGGAACACCGTAATTTCCAACAAGAGGGTATGTCAGAGTAAGAATTTGACCATTATATGATGGATCAGTAAGTGCTTCAGTATAGCCCACCATTCCCGTATTAAATACAATTTCACCAAAAACAGTAGTAGAATACCCAAAACCTTCACCATCAAGAACAGTACCATCATCAAAAATCAGTTTTCCAAACTTTTTTGCGTGGCTTGATTTCTTTGTAGTAATTGTGACCCTCGTAAAGTCCGATTTAATATGAATTTAAGTTTTGTGAGGATAAAAAATGAAAAAATCTGATCGCAAATTATTTCTTATAGTGCTTGGAACTCTTCGCTCCATTTGTGATATGCACGAATCATTTCTAATGAAACACTTGGTTTTCTTCTTGCCATAATATCTTTGAAATCAGAGGTGGTCAATTCTCTTGGTTGAACTGGAGTTTCACCTTCTACTGGCTCATGATAATCAGGGGCATTAAAAATTTCATGTACTGTTTTGATTTGTGCTGCTTGACAGATATCTTTGATATCACTTGCACTGTATCCATCAAATAGTTTTGCTAATTCAGCAGGATTAACTCTCAAATCTTTTCTTAGAGGTTTAGTATATTGCTCAAACAAATTTTGTCTAGCTTCTTGTGTAGGAAGAGATACATAGATTCTCTTTTGGAATCTTCTCAAGAAAGGCCAATCAAGACTCCATGGTTTGTTTGTAGCACCAATTACATAAAGCATCAAATCTTTTCCTTTTCCATTTACACCATCCATTTCAGTTAAGAATTGATTTTTGGTTCTGACCTCTCCACCGACTTCACTGTTTCTGGAGCCAAGTAGAGAATCAACTTCATCAACAAATAAGATAACAGGTTTTCCTTCTTTTTCAGCATATTGTCTTGCCATTGAAAATAATTTTGACACATTCTTTTCTGCCTCACCTAACCATTTGCTCATCATAGATGATGCATCTACATTAATGAAATACCCATCCATT
The window above is part of the Nitrosopumilus sp. genome. Proteins encoded here:
- a CDS encoding V-type ATP synthase subunit F; the encoded protein is MKIFTVGSKSFVTSFQLAGVPGVISETPQKALDEIRKLTDDSDVGLVLVSDDITESINDELTELRAEKSTLVFALPATGSEKTEVDYRLMLKKILGV
- a CDS encoding metallophosphoesterase, whose protein sequence is MLHSRIIPSKPALILEGKKKNLVITDIHIGFESSMASNEIFIGKNSTIKETIKEISEIIDNEKPDSIILLGDVKSSVKNISRNEWDEVPMFFKEISKKCDVILIPGNHDANIQRLVPENISMISSTGMVEENILLTHGHTMPSENFSHVDKIIMGHLHPVFFQKDSVMNGQRVWLTIKTEKEKIFPNKSGELEITIIPSFNKYFYATHRKKYKKSISPIIDRIKTASSAKIITLDGSIIGNESMIENVI
- the carB gene encoding carbamoyl-phosphate synthase (glutamine-hydrolyzing) large subunit, whose translation is MPLNESLKKIIVLGSGAIKIGEAGEFDYSGSQCLKAIREDGLKTVLINPNIATIQTDTRFADQVYLLPVNPDYVESIIEKERPDGIMLAYGGQTALNCGVKLDEAGILQKYGVKVLGTQVTGIQRTEDRQLFKDSMKECDVPVLKSKTVTNFDDAKKAAEELNYPVIVRVAYTLGGRGGGVAYNEIELHEIVERGFKASLVGQVLIEEYIGHWKQIEYEVMQDYDGNNVIVCNMENVLSMKAHTGDNIVVAPSQTIDNHEYHMLRSAALRATKHVGIVGECNIQYALDPESDRYVAIEINPRLSRSSALASKATGYPLAYMSAKIGLGYNLSELVNRITKSTTACFEPSLDYIVCKHPRWDFEKFELVNRRLGPTMKSVGEVMAVGRSFEESLQKAIRMLDIGNDGLVLNRVTEKTYNEEEIENKLSHQDDHILYNVAIALKMGISVERIYKLSSIDPWFIEKIKNIVNVESKLQKSELDTSLFWESKKMGFSDKQIAKATTKNPDEIRDLRKKLGVIPSVKQIDTLAAEWPAVTNYLYLTYGGYSNDIEVPADEKGVVVLGAGPYRIGSSVEFDWGTVNMVWGLQENGEKNVSVVNCNPETVSTDYDICTRLYFEELTQERILDIVEFENPKGIITCVGGQTANNLTLGLAQHGVNIMGTSAKDVDRAEDRSKFSAELDKLHIQQPKWQAFSNLNEAKLFAQDVGFPVIVRPSYVLSGAAMKVVWSQDELKTYVKEATDVSPDHPVVISKFMLNSLEVDVDGISNGKEVVIGAIVEHIDSAGVHSGDAMMCIPPWRLSNKTIETINEYTKKIALTFNVIGPFNLQFLVHDDHVYVIELNIRASRSMPFVSKLVKLNLISLAAKAILNKPLPKIPENKWQKIHNYGIKVPQFSFMQLEGADIALGVEMQSTGEAACFGNSFYDALSKGLTSVGYNLPETGTALVTVGGAENKAKLVSSIAKLKNLGFKILATEHTAEFFEEKIGQIQIVHKISEPGRKPNIADLLYERKIDFIINIPSTSTLEKYVGMLDDEYQIRRKSLELGIPVLTTLELADSFVKTLEWLKNNKTTKDPIEPYDEFE
- the carA gene encoding glutamine-hydrolyzing carbamoyl-phosphate synthase small subunit, with product MIFDDGTVLDGEGFGYSTTVFGEIVFNTGMVGYTEALTDPSYNGQILTLTYPLVGNYGVPDPSIVDKDGIPKFFESDKIQIRGLVVHELSLTASHWNLSMTLDEWMYNEKIPGISGIDTREITKKLRSSGVMMAALVVSDSEINVEHVKKELSSATHYNSEQFMDIVSTKEERVYGDGDKLVVVVDTGAKNAILRNVRELGYKAILLPWNTPYEKIMSYKPHGVVLSSGPGDPQKCPDTIDTAKKLIENNVPTLGICLGAQIIGIAGNTETYKLKYGHRGQNKPCVNLDNNQVYVTSQNHGYGIKPESLEKSDFKLWFTNADDKTVEGIKHKKQKCVAVQFHPEAAPGPYDCKFIFEELKRLMEN
- a CDS encoding AAA family ATPase, giving the protein MSLAPQELENTASKYASEAIKFDSQGARGMAITHYQHAIDALVKLLQLYPTSKLNQIYKERCNSYHNRINALQQAHGVEPAVDPKATEEEQKASVQRQEDENDFEELLMKEKPDVTWDQVIGLDEAKSALRESIVYPTKRPDLFPLGWPKGMLLYGPPGTGKTMLAAATANEMDGYFINVDASSMMSKWLGEAEKNVSKLFSMARQYAEKEGKPVILFVDEVDSLLGSRNSEVGGEVRTKNQFLTEMDGVNGKGKDLMLYVIGATNKPWSLDWPFLRRFQKRIYVSLPTQEARQNLFEQYTKPLRKDLRVNPAELAKLFDGYSASDIKDICQAAQIKTVHEIFNAPDYHEPVEGETPVQPRELTTSDFKDIMARRKPSVSLEMIRAYHKWSEEFQAL